A stretch of the Takifugu flavidus isolate HTHZ2018 chromosome 1, ASM371156v2, whole genome shotgun sequence genome encodes the following:
- the igfbp5b gene encoding insulin-like growth factor-binding protein 5b produces MFLSFCLLVTFILGLSGCLGSYVPCEPCDQKALSMCPPVPVGCQLIKEPGCGCCLTCALSEGQACGVYTGTCTQGLRCLPRSGEEKPLHALLHGRGVCTNEKGYKPAHPPIDHESHEDPITTEITEELQPAKVPIHPKDIVSSKKVHALQKELKRKLGKQRSMGSPMDYSPLPIDKHEPEFGPCRRKLDGIIQGMKDTSRIMALSLYLPNCDRKGFFKRKQCKPSRGRKRGICWCVDKYGVQLPGTDYSGGDIQCKDLENSNNSE; encoded by the exons ATGTTTCTGAGTTTTTGCCTCTTGGTGACATTTATCTTGGGGCTGTCCGGGTGTTTGGGCTCTTACGTGCCGTGCGAGCCTTGTGACCAGAAGGCGCTCTCCATGTGTCCTCCGGTCCCGGTCGGCTGCCAGCTAATCAAAGAGCCGGGCTGCGGATGCTGCCTAACGTGCGCCCTGTCCGAGGGCCAGGCGTGCGGCGTTTACACAGGGACCTGCACCCAGGGCCTCCGCTGCCTGCCGAGGAGCGGCGAGGAGAAGCCCCTGCACGCGCTTCTCCATGGCAGGGGGGTGTGCACCAACGAGAAAGGATACAAACCTGCTCACCCACCCATAG ATCACGAGTCTCACGAGGACCCAATAACCACAGAGATTACAGAGGAACTGCAGCCAGCTAAAGTGCCAATCCATCCCAAAGACATTGTGAGCAGTAAAAAAGTCCATGCCCTGCAGAAAGAACTGAAGAGGAAACTTGGCAAGCAGCGCTCAATGGGATCCCCCATGGACTACTCACCACTGCCCATCGACAAACACGAGCCTGAGTTT GGTCCGTGCCGAAGAAAGTTGGATGGAATCATTCAAGGAATGAAAGACACTTCACGTATTATGGCTCTCTCTTTGTACCTTCCCAACTGTGACCGAAAAGGATTCTTCAAACGCAAGCAG TGTAAACCATCTCGGGGACGCAAACGAGGCATCTGCTGGTGTGTGGACAAGTATGGCGTTCAGCTCCCCGGCACAGACTACAGTGGAGGAGACATTCAGTGTAAAGACCtcgaaaacagcaacaacagcgagTGA